One Chryseobacterium indoltheticum DNA segment encodes these proteins:
- the metQ gene encoding methionine ABC transporter substrate-binding lipoprotein MetQ codes for MKKIKILGLAAGLLLFGACNSPKKDDPNFIRVGITSGPEQQIAETAKKVAKEKYNLEVELVSFNDYVVPNEALNNGDIDANAFQHVPYLNEQSKQRGYKLAVIGNTFVYPIVAYSKKIKNINELQNGSTIVIPNDPTNGGRSLLLLQKNGLLKLKENIGLLPKVTDIAENPKQLKILEIEAPQLPRVLDDKEVVIAIINNNFAAQAGLDADKNGIFKEDKDSPYMNVVVSRDDNKNTDKVKNFLKAYQSKEVEDKAKEIFKGGAVKGWD; via the coding sequence ATGAAAAAAATAAAAATCTTAGGATTAGCAGCAGGTTTGTTGTTATTCGGAGCGTGTAATTCGCCCAAAAAAGATGATCCAAACTTCATCAGAGTAGGAATTACTTCCGGACCTGAGCAGCAGATTGCCGAAACCGCCAAAAAAGTAGCTAAAGAAAAATATAATCTGGAAGTAGAGCTTGTTTCTTTCAACGATTATGTGGTCCCTAACGAGGCTTTAAATAATGGCGACATTGATGCGAATGCCTTTCAGCATGTTCCTTATCTGAACGAACAGTCGAAACAGCGCGGTTACAAACTGGCAGTAATTGGAAATACTTTCGTTTATCCGATTGTAGCCTATTCAAAAAAAATAAAAAATATTAATGAACTTCAAAATGGAAGTACGATTGTAATTCCTAATGATCCAACCAACGGCGGTCGTTCTCTCCTACTTTTACAAAAAAACGGTTTATTAAAGTTAAAAGAAAACATCGGTTTGCTACCCAAAGTAACCGACATTGCTGAAAATCCAAAACAGCTTAAAATTCTTGAAATAGAAGCTCCGCAATTACCAAGAGTCTTGGATGATAAAGAAGTGGTAATTGCTATTATCAACAATAATTTTGCTGCTCAAGCCGGATTGGATGCCGATAAAAATGGTATTTTCAAAGAAGATAAAGATTCTCCTTACATGAATGTTGTCGTTTCAAGAGATGACAATAAAAATACAGATAAAGTGAAAAATTTCCTGAAAGCCTATCAGTCGAAAGAAGTTGAAGATAAAGCCAAAGAAATCTTTAAAGGCGGTGCTGTGAAAGGTTGGGATTAG
- a CDS encoding glycoside hydrolase family 3 C-terminal domain-containing protein produces MLKKTVLLSLFTIISASAMAQNNTKPVYLDESKPVEQRIQDALSRMTLEEKIAMLHAQSKFSSPGVPRLGIPEFWTTDGPHGVRPEVMWDEWDQAGWTNDSIIAYPALTALSATWNKKMSWNYGKALGEEARYRKKDILLGPGVNIYRTPLNGRNFEYMGEDPYLTSKMVVPYIQGVQSNGVATSVKHFALNNQEMFRHTSNVIVDDRTLYEIYLPPFKAAVTEGDSWTIMGAYDMYKNQYASQNQYLLNDILKGEWKYKGVVVSDWGAVNNTEQAIHNGLDVEFGSWTNGLSAGTRNAYDNYYLAKPYLDLIKSGKVGTEELDDKVTRLLRLAYKTTMNTKKPFGNIASEEHKAVAKEIGEEGIVLLKNQNNVLPIDINKAKKIAVIGENAIKVMTVGGGSSSLKVKYETLPLDGIKAKFGKNSDVQYARGYVGDIGGEYNGVKSGQDLKDTRSPEELLNEAVELAKKSDYVIFVGGLNKADFQDSEGNDRKSYGLPYNQDNVISALAKANKNFTVVLITGNAVAMPWIKDVPSIVQGWYLGSEAGNSIASILAGDANPSGKLPFTFPVKLEDNSAHTMGEYPGNKEELAAGKGKDQKNPINITYNEGIFVGYRWHDTKKIKPLFSFGHGLSYTTFEFGKAKADKTSMNQDDKITFTVTVKNTGKKAGAEVAQLYITDVKSSVERPAKELKGFEKVFLNPGEQKEVTFTIDKTALSYFDAQKHDWVAEPGDFEAQIGNSSDAIKTKVKFTLK; encoded by the coding sequence ATGTTGAAGAAAACTGTACTTCTAAGTTTGTTTACGATAATATCTGCCTCTGCAATGGCTCAAAACAATACAAAACCTGTTTATTTAGACGAATCTAAACCTGTTGAACAGCGCATTCAGGACGCACTTTCCAGAATGACACTGGAAGAAAAAATAGCAATGCTTCACGCACAGTCAAAGTTCAGTTCTCCCGGTGTTCCAAGATTGGGAATTCCTGAATTCTGGACAACCGACGGTCCACACGGAGTTCGCCCCGAAGTAATGTGGGACGAATGGGATCAGGCTGGCTGGACAAATGACTCTATTATCGCCTACCCTGCCTTAACCGCTTTATCAGCAACATGGAACAAGAAGATGTCTTGGAACTACGGTAAAGCATTAGGTGAAGAAGCTAGATACAGAAAAAAAGACATCCTTTTAGGACCCGGAGTAAATATTTACAGAACTCCTTTAAACGGAAGAAACTTTGAATACATGGGTGAAGATCCATACTTAACTTCTAAAATGGTAGTTCCCTATATTCAAGGAGTACAATCTAACGGAGTGGCAACTTCTGTAAAACATTTTGCATTAAACAATCAGGAAATGTTCCGTCATACAAGCAATGTGATTGTTGATGACAGAACGTTATATGAAATTTATCTTCCTCCTTTCAAGGCTGCAGTAACTGAAGGAGATTCGTGGACTATTATGGGTGCTTACGATATGTACAAAAATCAGTATGCAAGCCAAAATCAATATCTTTTAAATGATATTCTTAAAGGAGAATGGAAATATAAAGGGGTTGTTGTTTCAGACTGGGGCGCAGTAAACAATACCGAACAGGCTATTCATAACGGATTAGATGTAGAATTCGGAAGCTGGACCAATGGCCTTTCTGCCGGAACAAGAAATGCATACGACAATTATTATTTAGCAAAACCATATTTAGACCTTATTAAATCAGGGAAAGTAGGAACTGAAGAGCTTGATGACAAAGTAACAAGACTTTTGCGTTTAGCGTATAAAACTACGATGAACACCAAAAAACCTTTTGGAAACATCGCTTCTGAAGAGCATAAAGCGGTAGCAAAAGAGATCGGTGAAGAAGGAATTGTTTTGTTGAAAAACCAAAATAACGTACTTCCAATCGACATCAACAAAGCAAAGAAAATTGCGGTAATTGGTGAGAATGCGATCAAAGTAATGACAGTTGGTGGAGGTTCTTCTTCATTAAAAGTAAAATATGAAACATTACCTTTAGACGGAATTAAAGCTAAGTTCGGTAAAAATTCAGACGTACAATATGCAAGAGGTTATGTAGGAGATATCGGTGGAGAATACAACGGTGTGAAATCTGGTCAGGATCTGAAAGATACACGTTCTCCGGAAGAATTATTGAACGAAGCTGTTGAGTTGGCAAAAAAATCTGATTATGTTATTTTCGTAGGTGGATTAAACAAAGCTGATTTCCAAGATAGTGAAGGAAACGACAGAAAAAGTTACGGACTTCCGTACAACCAAGATAATGTGATCTCAGCTTTAGCAAAAGCTAACAAGAACTTTACCGTTGTTTTGATTACAGGAAATGCAGTAGCAATGCCGTGGATTAAAGACGTTCCATCTATAGTTCAGGGTTGGTATTTGGGTTCTGAAGCAGGAAATTCTATTGCTTCTATTTTGGCAGGTGATGCCAATCCTTCAGGAAAATTACCATTTACATTCCCGGTAAAACTGGAAGATAATTCGGCTCACACAATGGGTGAATATCCGGGAAATAAAGAAGAATTGGCTGCCGGAAAAGGTAAAGATCAGAAAAATCCGATCAATATTACATACAACGAAGGAATATTTGTTGGTTATCGTTGGCATGACACCAAAAAAATAAAGCCTTTATTCAGCTTCGGCCATGGTTTAAGCTACACTACTTTCGAGTTTGGAAAAGCTAAAGCCGACAAAACAAGCATGAATCAGGATGATAAAATTACCTTTACGGTTACTGTAAAAAATACAGGTAAAAAAGCTGGTGCAGAAGTAGCTCAGTTATATATTACCGATGTTAAATCATCTGTTGAACGCCCTGCAAAAGAGTTGAAAGGCTTTGAAAAAGTATTCTTAAATCCTGGAGAACAGAAAGAAGTAACATTCACGATCGATAAAACTGCTTTAAGCTATTTCGATGCTCAAAAGCACGACTGGGTTGCAGAACCTGGAGATTTTGAAGCGCAAATCGGAAATTCTTCTGATGCAATTAAAACAAAAGTAAAATTTACTTTAAAGTAA
- the metI gene encoding methionine ABC transporter permease MetI, translated as MLSDTVISLLGKGIWETVYMTFVSGFFGFVLGLPVGILLFITKKGQLLENTIYNRILSVLVNIFRSIPFIILIVWMIPFTRSLVGTSIGMNAALVPLSIGAAPFIARLVENSLLEIPNGLIETARALGATPFQIIKKVLLPEALPSLINNATITLITLVGYSAMGGAVGAGGLGQIGYQYGYIGYDALIMNLVLGLLVALVFIIQFSGDRLAKRFDYR; from the coding sequence AGGAATTTGGGAGACAGTTTACATGACGTTTGTTTCAGGGTTTTTTGGTTTTGTTTTGGGTCTTCCTGTTGGAATTCTGCTTTTTATTACTAAAAAAGGACAGCTTTTAGAAAACACCATTTACAACAGAATTCTGTCGGTTTTGGTTAATATTTTCAGATCGATTCCTTTCATTATTTTGATTGTCTGGATGATTCCTTTCACGAGATCTTTGGTAGGAACTTCCATCGGAATGAATGCGGCATTAGTTCCTTTAAGCATTGGAGCAGCCCCATTTATTGCAAGATTGGTTGAAAACAGTCTTTTGGAAATTCCGAATGGGTTGATTGAAACTGCAAGAGCATTAGGTGCAACTCCGTTTCAAATCATTAAAAAAGTTTTGTTACCGGAAGCTTTGCCATCGCTTATCAATAATGCAACGATAACTTTAATAACTCTTGTCGGATATTCCGCAATGGGTGGAGCTGTCGGAGCCGGTGGATTGGGACAAATTGGTTATCAGTACGGATATATCGGTTACGATGCGTTGATTATGAATCTCGTTCTGGGTTTGTTGGTCGCTTTGGTATTTATCATCCAGTTTTCAGGTGACAGATTGGCGAAGAGATTTGATTATAGGTGA